GCTTCCTGTCACGCCGCCCGGACCTCGTGGCCCAGGCCGACCTCTGGGTCCACGGCCACACCCACACGAGCTTCGACTACTGGATCGACGACACCCGCGTGGTCTGCAACCCGCGCGGCTACATCTCGCGCCGCCGCAGCCAGCCGGAGAACCCGGTGTTCGACTGGGGGAAGGTGGTGGTGGTTTGACGTGCATTTCCTGCTCCCCTCTCCCGCTTGCGGGAGAGGGGTTGGGGGAGAGGGCGTCGAGGCTCTGCTTGCCGACCGGTTGCCATTTTGAACCGCCAGGCCCTCTCCCCCGGCCCCTCTCCCGCCTGCGGGAGAGGGGAGCCAACCACTTCCCAAAAAACCAAAAACCCCCAAGGGCTCGCACCCTTGGGGGTTTCCTGACAGTCAGGCCGTCGGGCCTGGCAGTCCGGCGCGATTTACATCATGCCGTCCATGCCGCCCATGCCGCCCATGCCGCCCGGCATTGCCGGAGCCGACTCTTCCTTCGGCGTTTCGGCCACGGCGCAGTCGGTCGTCAGCATCAGCGACGCCACCGAAGCGGCGTTCTGCAGCGCGGTGCGGGTCACCTTGGTCGGGTCCAGCACGCCCATTTCCACCAGGTCGCCGTACTCGCCCGAAGCAGCGTTGTAACCGTAGTTACCCTTGCCTTCGATGACCTTGGCCACCACGACCGAAGCCTCTTCACCGGCGTTCAGCACGATCTGGCGCAGCGGCTCTTCCATGGCGCGCAGCACGATCTTGATACCGGCGTTCTGGTCGGCGTTGTCGCCTTGCAGACCCGAGATGGCAGCACGGGCGCGCAGCAGGGCCACACCACCGCCGGGGACGATACCCTCTTCCACGGCAGCGCGGGTGGCGTGCAGCGCGTCTTCCACGCGTGCCTTCTTTTCCTTCATTTCGACTTCGGTGGCAGCGCCAACCTTGATCACGGCAACACCGCCGGCCAGCTTGGCCACGCGCTCTTGCAGCTTCTCGCGGTCGTAGTCCGAGGTGGCTTCCTCGATCTGGGCGCGGATCTGCTTGACGCGGCCTTCGATCGCCGAAGCGTCGCCGGCGCCGTCGATGATGATGGTGTTTTCCTTGCCGATCTCGATGCGCTTGGCCTGGCCCAGGTCCTGCAGCGTGGCCTTTTCCAGCGTCAGGCCCACTTCCTCGGCGATCACCGTGCCGCCCGTCAGGATGGCGATGTCTTCCAGCATGGCCTTGCGGCGGTCGCCGAAGCCCGGAGCCTTGACGGCGGCGGTCTTCAGGATGCCACGGATGTTGTTCACCACCAGCGTGGCCAGGGCTTCGCCTTCCACGTCTTCAGCGATGATCAGCAGCGGGCGGCCGGCCTTGGCCACTTGCTCCAGCACCGGCAGCAGGTCGCGGATGTTGCTGACCTTCTTGTCGAACAGCAGGACAAACGGGTTGTCCAGGGCAACAACCTGCTTTTCCGGGTTGTTGATGAAGTACGGCGACAGGTAGCCGCGGTCGAACTGCATGCCTTCCACGACTTCCAGCTCGTC
This sequence is a window from Cupriavidus pauculus. Protein-coding genes within it:
- the groL gene encoding chaperonin GroEL (60 kDa chaperone family; promotes refolding of misfolded polypeptides especially under stressful conditions; forms two stacked rings of heptamers to form a barrel-shaped 14mer; ends can be capped by GroES; misfolded proteins enter the barrel where they are refolded when GroES binds), which produces MAAKDVVFGDAARAKMVEGVNILANAVKVTLGPKGRNVVLERSFGGPTVTKDGVSVAKEIELKDKLQNMGAQMVKEVASKTSDNAGDGTTTATVLAQSIVREGMKFVAAGMNPMDLKRGIDKAVASAVEELKKLSKPTTTSKEIAQVGAISANSDASIGERIAEAMDKVGKEGVITVEDGKSLADELEVVEGMQFDRGYLSPYFINNPEKQVVALDNPFVLLFDKKVSNIRDLLPVLEQVAKAGRPLLIIAEDVEGEALATLVVNNIRGILKTAAVKAPGFGDRRKAMLEDIAILTGGTVIAEEVGLTLEKATLQDLGQAKRIEIGKENTIIIDGAGDASAIEGRVKQIRAQIEEATSDYDREKLQERVAKLAGGVAVIKVGAATEVEMKEKKARVEDALHATRAAVEEGIVPGGGVALLRARAAISGLQGDNADQNAGIKIVLRAMEEPLRQIVLNAGEEASVVVAKVIEGKGNYGYNAASGEYGDLVEMGVLDPTKVTRTALQNAASVASLMLTTDCAVAETPKEESAPAMPGGMGGMGGMDGMM